The Geothrix oryzae DNA window GCACCCCGGTGGTGTCCAGCGATGTCAGCAATGCCTCGGATGTCCAAAAATGGGTGGCCCGATCCAGCCATGTCCGGTTCGCCGTCACCTCCAAGTCATCCGGGAGTGCGCCGACTTACACCTATGGGGGCATCAGTTACTCGATTCCATCTGGCAACTGCGGAATCAAGCCAAAGCCCTTCAGTAGTTCAGGCAATTACAGTTCCTCCTCCACGGGCAACATCGCCACTTCCGACCAGACTCGGGTGGTGGACATTCCTCTCCCCTGGGCTGTTTTTGATCGCGTGCCGACCTACGAGCAGCGCTCCCTCTCGCCTTCGCCATCTTCCTTGAATACAGCGAAGACGGACAAACATCCCCAGCACATGTATCTGTACGATCCCGTACCCCTCGACGACACCCTCCCGGTGGTGCCGACCGCCACCGCCCAGTACTACGAAGTGGACACCAACTGGTGGGCCACCACCGGGAACGGGGGACGGAACGGTGCGCTCGTCAACGGTAGCGGGCAATTCGACTACATCCGCGTGCACCCCGAGTATCTGGCCTGGTGTTTCTTCGGCCAGGATGTTCGGAATCAGAATGAGACCGGGGCCTTCCAGGGCGGCATGGTCGACAAGTACCTCGGAACCAATGACGGGGGGTACACCGTGCCCGACGCCCGGGATGGCGCAGCGGGATTCCGGAGCTTCACCCGCGATGGCGTGACCACGACGGGGAATGGGCTGCCCAACATGACGCGCCTCCAGGCCGTCAAGTACGCTGTCATCCGGACCTACATCAATGAGCAGATGAAAGTCTGGTGGGGCATCCGGTTCCTGAAGCTGGGATCCCAGGGGTTCCAGGAGAACGGCCGATCTTCCGCCTCAAAGGTGTTCAGCTCCAGCAACACGGCCGGCAACCCTGGGGATCGGCAGGTCCTTCGTCTCTACCGCCCTACCAGTGCCAACAATCCCGACCCCAACATGGATTACATCCAGAGGATGGGGGCTCCCAACAACACGCCCCTCACCTTCGCCCTGCTCAACACCTACGCCCAGATGGCCAGCACGGATAACGGGACCAGCGGCAGCGTCTTCAGCCCCGCTAATGATGCCTACAAGGGGGAAAACCCCATTCCCAGCTGCCGCCGAAGTTTCGTGGTTGTGTTGTCAGATGGCAATCCCAATGACGACAACTCAAACGCCAGCGGCAGCAATGGCGGGGCCTTGGGAACGGGTGATCCTTTCTCCGGTGGATCCTTCCCCACCATCGCCTTCAGCACCATCGGCCCCACCAAGGCCAATTTCAACATCTGGTCACTGGCCGCCGTGGCCGCCCACATCACGCCTTCGGCAACGGATGCCGCTACCAAGAGCGGCTGGCCCACAGATAACGACAATGCGGGTGTGCTCCCCCCCTTCCTGGTGACTTCAAGACCCAGTGGCGTCACGCGCCGCATCAGCACCATGACGATCGGCATCAGCATGGCGGGCAAGCGGGGCGCCGATGCCCAGGGGGCTACGGGCGCCAAGGCCGGCATGTACCGGACGGCACTCTATGGGTGGGAGCAGCGGGGTTCCTACGATTCGACGAACCTCCCGATGCCCTTCGACCCTGCGGATTCGACGCGAAAGGACACGCAGAAGAATCCCTTCTTCTTCGACGCACAAAGCCCAGAAAGCATCGCGGATGCCTTGGCTGAAACCTTTGCCCAGGCGCGCGCCGTCACGAACACCATGAGCGCCCCGGTCGCGCCCCTCGTGGGTCTGGGGGTCGGCAAGCAGATGTACCTGGGCACTTTCACCACGGCCAGCAATCAGGCGGCCTGGGTGGGTGATCTGCTCATGACGGGCATGACCACTTCCGGTGGAACCGTCAAGCTGCTCGACAAGGGCGGATCGCCCCTGACCAGCGGCATCAATATCAATTCGGCCATCTGGTCGGCCTCCGTCATGCTGAAGGCCAAGGGGTGGCAGAGCCGCACGATCTATACCCTGAAGCCGGACCCGCTCAACACCGGCAAATTCCTGAAGGATCTCCTGGTCTGGAACCAGAGCACCTCGCTCGCGGACCTGCCGAATGCCACCCTCGGGGTCAGCACGGATGCGAACCGCCGCAGCCTCATGCGGTTCATGATGGGAGCCAGCAAGGAAGCCCAGGATGACGCCGCCGCGGTCACGAGCATTGCCACTTCCCGGGATGATCTGATGGGCGACATCATCAACAGCACCCCGGCGATTCTCCAGTTCCCCCTCTCCAAGGTGCCGAGCGGAACCCTTTCCTCCTGGCTGTCCAGCAACTCCAGTCTTCAGGACAAACGCTTCCGCCTCATCATCGTGGGTGATAACCAGGGCATCCTTCACGGCTTCGGTGAAGTCAGCGGCGTGGACTCGGGTGGCCTCGTGCAGGCCGCCGTGGATGAGCTCTGGGGCTTCATTCCCCCCGACATTCTCGGCGGACTGCAAACCTGGAGGACCGGCACCATCCATCGCTATCTCGTGGATGGCTCGCCCGTGGTCTACCTGAACGAGCAGGGTACTCCCAACGGTCAGGTGGACGGGACCGACATCGTAAGGGTGGTGTTCGGTCTCCGGAAGGGAGGGCGCAGCTACTACGCTCTGTCTTTCGACGGCAATGATCCCGTTTCGCCACTCGTTCCCTGGATGGTTCGTCCGGACGATTCCTCCGATCTCGCCATCAAGTCCATGGGGTTCAGCACCAGCACGCCGGCGCCCGCCCGCGTGTTCGATGGGGGCCTCCTCAAAGATGTCTTCTTCCTGGGTGGAGGACTCTCCACCGCCGATGTCGATGCGGCTTTTGGGAGTTCCGCCAAGCTGGGGCGTTCGGTGATCGCCGTCAGCGTGCTGGACGGGTCTCTGGTCAAGTCATGGGACTTCATCAACAATGCCACGCTCAAGGCGGCCTATCCCTCGATGGGATGCATTCCTGCAGGCGCGGTTCCCATCGAAGTGCTTCAAGGCAGCTTCAAGACGCAACGAGTCTACTTCTCGGACTTCTCCGGCGGCGTTTATGCCCTGGGTGCGAAGGCTTCCTCCGGGGTGCGCACCGAAACATCCGATATGGGCGGTTGGAATGTCCGAACCATCTTCCGCACCAAGTATGCGGGAACCCCCATCAGCTCCTCACCGGCCATATTCTCACTTCCCTATGGCTATCCAGTGGTAAGAGATAGCGCGCCGACTGCCATGGTGCCGGCCACTGGGGTGGTGTTCGGGATGGGGGATCGCAATGATCCGATGGACCTCGACAACATCAATCCCGGGGGTGGGGGCACGGCCTATCGGGATCGACTGGTCATGGTTCTCGACCGGCAGGACAGCGCGGATGTGCCGAGATCGGGCGGGGGATCCGTGGATGCCCTCGGGTACTCCGAGGACGATGTCGCCGACCTCACCTCTGTGGCCACCACCAGCGACGCCCGGATTTCCACGGGCAGCACCACCTATTACCTGAAGTCCAAGAGTGGCTACATGCTGAACTATGCGGCGGGAACGGCCAAACCGAACATGAGCAACGCCTGGTACTACGAGAAGTCGGTGACCGCTCCCCTCGTGCTCAATTCAGGATTGTTCTTCTCCAAATTCGCCCCCTTGATCACCGCCGGAGTCTGTTCGGGTGCGGGAGGGACCACTTACACCTACAGCCTTTGCGATGTCATGAACCCGGTCTTTGGCGGAGGGACGACGACGACGACCGGATGCAACGGCTACTATGTCAGCTACAACGACATCCCCAGCGAATTGGCCACGGCGGGCATGCGAGCCGTGATCCAGGTCGGGGAGGTCCAGAACGCCGGCACGGGTGTCGGAACGGTCGCTCCCACGGTCATTCCGCCTCCCCCCAACCCGCTTCTTCCCAGGCCCAGAGCCTGGCGCATCATCCGCTGACCGATTTCCTAGTCATCGTCCAGGGGCCCGCGAGGGCCCCTTTTCGTGGGGGAGGGGCCGAGGTGGTACGCTGGGGTGTGTCAGATCCTTCAACCATTGCCCGCCTCCGCCCCAAAAAGGCCTTCGGCCAGAACTTCCTGGTGAACGAGGGGGCCATTCGCACCATCGTGGATGCGGCGCTGGCGAGCCCGGCCCCCCGGCTGCTGGAAATCGGCCCGGGGCCTGGGGTGCTGACGGAGCGGCTGCTGGCCGATGGCCGTCCCCTGTGGGCCGTGGACCTGGACCCCGAGGCCATCGCCCTGCTGCGCGAGCGTTTTGCGGCGAACCCCCACTTCCACCTGCTGGAAGGCGATGCGGTGCGGATGCCCCTGCCCGAAGGCGAGGCCTGGTCGGTGGTGGGCAACCTGCCCTACAACGCGGCGACGCCCATCCTCGCCAGGCTGCTCACGGAGGGCATCCCCTGGGACCGCATGGCGCTGATGTTCCAGCTGGAGGTGGCCCAGAAGCTCATGGGCGTGCCCGGCACCAAGGCCTATGGGCCCCTGTCGGTGCTGGCCCAGCTCTGCGCACGCCTGACCCGGCTGGTGAAGCTGGGGCCCGGTTCCTTCCGGCCCGCGCCCAAGGTGGAATCCGCCGTGGTGCTCTTCGTGCCCCGTGGAGACGCGCCCAGCCTCGCAGAACGGAAGGTCCTGCTCTCCGTGCTGCACCGGTCCTTCGCCCACCGCCGCAAGACCCTGGCGAACAACTGGCAGGGCGCCCTGCCGACGGAAGCCCTGACCCGCGCCGGCCTGGACTCGACGCTGCGAGCTGAAGTCCTGGCGCCTCCGATCTGGCTCGCTGCCACCCGCCACCTGTTGACCCATCATCCCGAGGTGTTCCCATCGTGATCCCCGCCGCACCCGAATTCGAATCCTGGACCGAGGCCCCGGCCGCCGGAGAACTGCGGCTGGTCCCCATTGGCGGGCTCGGCGAGTTCGGCATGAACGCGCTGGTGGTGCACAGCGCCCACAGCCTCTTCCTGGTGGACTGCGGCCAGCTGTTCCCTTCGGACGACCAGCCGGGCATCGATTCCATCGTGCCGGATTTCGCCTACCTCGAGCCCTTCGCGGATCAGCTCCAGGCCGTGCTGTTGACCCATGGCCACGAGGATCACATCGGCGCGCTGCCCTACTTCCTCCGCCGCTGGCCGGTGCCCGTGTACGGGACGGCCTTCACCCTGGGGCTGGTGGAGGGGAAGCTTCGCGAGCACGGCCTGGATGTGGGCCTGCTCCACCCGGTGCGCGACTACGGCCGTATGAAGGTCGGGGACGGTGGGATCGAGGCGGAGTGGATCCCTGTCACCCACAGTCTCCCCGATGCCTGCGCCCTGGTTCTGCACACGCCCCAGGGGGTGCTGGTGCATTCGGGCGACTTCAAGATCGATCCCGAGCCGCTGGACGGCCGGCTCACGGGCATGGAGCGCCTGAGGGCCCTGGGCGACGCCGGCGTGCGGCTACTCATGGCGGATTCCACCAACATCGGCCGGCCGGGCCGCTCGCCCTCGGAATCGGTGTGCCGTGAAGGCCTGGAGGCAGCCTTCGAGCAGACAAAGGGACGCCTCTTCGTCACCACCTTCAGCTCGAACATCCACCGGCTCCAGACTCTGGTGGACCTGGCCTACGAGTTCCGGCGGCGGGTGGTGCTGCTGGGGCGCAGCCTCGATCGCAACCTCGCCCTGGCCCGGTCCCTCAAGCGGCTGTCCCTGCCGGACGACAT harbors:
- a CDS encoding ribonuclease J produces the protein MIPAAPEFESWTEAPAAGELRLVPIGGLGEFGMNALVVHSAHSLFLVDCGQLFPSDDQPGIDSIVPDFAYLEPFADQLQAVLLTHGHEDHIGALPYFLRRWPVPVYGTAFTLGLVEGKLREHGLDVGLLHPVRDYGRMKVGDGGIEAEWIPVTHSLPDACALVLHTPQGVLVHSGDFKIDPEPLDGRLTGMERLRALGDAGVRLLMADSTNIGRPGRSPSESVCREGLEAAFEQTKGRLFVTTFSSNIHRLQTLVDLAYEFRRRVVLLGRSLDRNLALARSLKRLSLPDDILIDAKDAQLYDPDELLVLCTGSQGEPMSGLARLLRREVKGLPIQPGDRLVVSARAIPGNEVAISRMLDTAERLGAETSLEGLGPVHASGHGSREELADLIRAVRPDQMVPVHGTYRNLRAHGKLAADLGWPAERISLLDGGLCLRLFEDGGMDMPGAVPVGKCFVDQGVEHMVDARVVKDRLILQEDGVVFVTLLVDPQTGDLAAEPTILSRGFVMLSDDEAYAELLAGVARKAYDEAPPAVRKDGEALRDTLRLALRRIIRKTTQTRPLVIPVIIEAPAL
- the rsmA gene encoding 16S rRNA (adenine(1518)-N(6)/adenine(1519)-N(6))-dimethyltransferase RsmA; the encoded protein is MSDPSTIARLRPKKAFGQNFLVNEGAIRTIVDAALASPAPRLLEIGPGPGVLTERLLADGRPLWAVDLDPEAIALLRERFAANPHFHLLEGDAVRMPLPEGEAWSVVGNLPYNAATPILARLLTEGIPWDRMALMFQLEVAQKLMGVPGTKAYGPLSVLAQLCARLTRLVKLGPGSFRPAPKVESAVVLFVPRGDAPSLAERKVLLSVLHRSFAHRRKTLANNWQGALPTEALTRAGLDSTLRAEVLAPPIWLAATRHLLTHHPEVFPS